Genomic segment of Candidatus Desulfatibia profunda:
AAATTAAAGCAAGAGATCTGCCGGATCTTTGGTTTCAGGCCGTTTACGATATCCTTGAACACGGCCGCAGATTTGTCATCGACCGCGGCAGTTATGCCGGCCAGACCAGGCTGGAATACGATTATTTTTGTGGCCACGTCACCCATCCATATACAGATCCTTTGTTGCCGGATATTCCGCCGGCCTGCGGCATTCCCAATCCGGTTGAGGAAGCCTATATATATGGTGGTAAGGGTTATGAGCGCTCGTATATTGAATATCTGATGACCGGACATAAAGAGCCCGGAGAATCCTACACCTATGGCGAGCGGTTGACCAGGGTGCCGCTAACCGGGGACAAACTAACCTGGTGGGAAGCGGACAACAGTGAAATCATCGACAAGCGCAAGGTGGACGGCAAGGCTGTTTTTGAAGAAGGCGGCCAAATTTATCTGAATCAAATCGAGTGGATTGTTCAGACCTATAGACAATACGGAAGCCGCAACAACCAGATGGTGCTTCAGGTCGCCCACCCCTCAGACCTGACGCTTGCGGACCCGCCCTGTCTGCGATCCATAGATACGCGCATACAGGACGACACCCTTCATTTTATCATATATTTTCGATCGTGGGATCTTTGGGGCGGGTTGCCGGCAAACCTGGCTGCGATTCAAAACCTCAAAAGCTACATGGCTGGTGAAATCGGTGTAAAAGACGGTGAGATGATCGTCGAAAGCAAAGGCCTGCATTTATACGGGTATGCCGAAGACCTGGCAAAGCTAAGGTGTCTCAAAGAATGACCGCTTCAGGGCGCTTCGATCACTAATTTGCAACAAAAGCATCGTGCCCAAACAACCGGATTATACTGCCCGCTTATCACGTGGTATAATCCGCCTCTTTAAGGTAAAGCGTTTCCCATAACCGGCGGCTCGTTTCTTTTAGTTCAAGCAAATTCAGTTTCAACACATAAGAAATTTGAAACTCTAGATGATGATAAAAGGGAGCAATTTTTGTTATTTCAAAACCAAACCTTTCATATAGTTTGATTGCGCTTGTG
This window contains:
- a CDS encoding thymidylate synthase, coding for MYIHKIKARDLPDLWFQAVYDILEHGRRFVIDRGSYAGQTRLEYDYFCGHVTHPYTDPLLPDIPPACGIPNPVEEAYIYGGKGYERSYIEYLMTGHKEPGESYTYGERLTRVPLTGDKLTWWEADNSEIIDKRKVDGKAVFEEGGQIYLNQIEWIVQTYRQYGSRNNQMVLQVAHPSDLTLADPPCLRSIDTRIQDDTLHFIIYFRSWDLWGGLPANLAAIQNLKSYMAGEIGVKDGEMIVESKGLHLYGYAEDLAKLRCLKE